A single Ziziphus jujuba cultivar Dongzao chromosome 11, ASM3175591v1 DNA region contains:
- the LOC107431685 gene encoding pentatricopeptide repeat-containing protein At1g08070, chloroplastic — translation MAAPLSVHHIRPPLSSDNSILKNPTSSSTTIVATATTAAFTANSIATTNDHPIHPHPCLALLDKCANVSQLKQIHAQLLRTGLFFDAFTASKIVAFCALQEHGSLRYARLVFTQISNPTTFTCNSIIRGYTNRGLPSEAMLFYQEMLFRGLLPDRFTFPSLFKSCGDLREGKQLHCHSTKFGFASDSYIQNTMMNMYSTCGCLVSARKVFDKMVEKSVVSWATMIGAYAQWDEPTEAVVLFNRMESGNVKPNEVTLVNVLSACSKARDLETAKQVHKYADENGFGSHVVLSTALMDVYCKCGCVSLARDLFDKMPERNLFCWNIMINGYVEDSDYEEALLLFREMQLRGEKGDKVTMVSLLLVCGHLGALELGKWLHAYIQKEKIEVDVTLGTALVDMYAKCGSIENALKVFKELPEKDVMTWTTLITGLAMSGQGEKALRHFYEMQRSGVQPDAITFVGVLAACSHAGLVDEGISHFNSMSNMYGIQPTIEHYGCLIDILARAGRITEAEELIEKMPMAPDHFVLGGLLGACRIHGNLEAAERTAQRLLELDPENDGTYVLLSNIYSSMKKWEEAKRIRDLMAERNINKAPGCSLIEVDGIVHEFVKGDSSHPQSTRIYQMVEDMICQLKKAGYVPDTSEVFLNTDEEEKEAALSLHSEKLAIAFGLLSTNPGTSIRVVKNLRVCVDCHTASKLISKVYNREIIVRDRNRFHHFKEGFCSCNDFW, via the coding sequence ATGGCTGCTCCTCTGTCTGTCCACCATATTAGACCACCATTATCTTCTGATAACTCGATCTTGAAGAACCCCACTTCCAGTTCCACCACCATTGTCGCAACGGCAACCACCGCAGCTTTCACTGCCAACTCCATAGCCACCACCAACGACCATCCAATTCATCCTCATCCATGTCTCGCATTGCTTGATAAATGCGCCAATGTTTCCCAGCTCAAGCAAATCCACGCTCAATTGCTAAGAACCGGCCTCTTCTTTGACGCGTTCACCGCCAGCAAAATCGTTGCCTTTTGTGCTCTCCAAGAACACGGAAGCCTCCGCTATGCCCGTCTGGTTTTCACTCAAATCTCCAATCCCACCACTTTTACTTGTAATTCCATTATTCGAGGTTATACCAATAGGGGTTTGCCTTCCGAGGCCATGCTTTTCTACCAAGAAATGCTTTTCCGTGGTTTATTGCCCGACAGGTTCACATTTCCTTCCCTGTTCAAGTCTTGCGGGGATTTGCGGGAGGGAAAGCAGCTGCATTGTCATTCTACCAAGTTTGGGTTTGCTTCCGATTCTTATATTCAGAACACTATGATGAATATGTATTCGACTTGTGGGTGTTTGGTTTCAGCCCGAAAGGTGTTTGACAAAATGGTGGAGAAAAGTGTGGTTTCTTGGGCAACTATGATTGGAGCTTATGCTCAATGGGATGAACCCACTGAAGCTGTGGTGCTTTTTAATAGAATGGAAAGTGGAAACGTGAAACCTAATGAGGTTACGTTGGTAAATGTCTTAAGTGCCTGCTCCAAGGCAAGAGATTTGGAAACTGCAAAACAGGTGCACAAGTACGCAGATGAAAATGGGTTTGGATCCCATGTGGTACTTAGTACAGCTCTTATGGATGTCTATTGCAAATGTGGATGTGTATCACTGGCTCGGGACTTATTTGACAAGATGCCGGAACGGAACTTGTTCTGTTGGAATATAATGATTAATGGATATGTTGAGGATAGTGATTATGAAGAAGCTTTACTACTCTTTCGGGAAATGCAGCTTCGGGGCGAAAAAGGCGATAAGGTGACCATGGTCAGCCTGCTGCTTGTTTGCGGCCATTTAGGTGCTCTTGAGCTTGGGAAGTGGTTGCATGCCTACATACAGAAAGAGAAAATTGAAGTGGACGTTACTTTGGGTACAGCACTTGTGGACATGTATGCAAAGTGTGGAAGCATAGAGAATGCGCTGAAAGTTTTTAAAGAACTGCCTGAGAAAGATGTTATGACTTGGACCACCTTGATTACTGGTCTTGCCATGTCTGGACAAGGGGAGAAGGCTTTAAGGCATTTTTATGAGATGCAGAGAAGTGGGGTGCAACCAGATGCAATAACCTTTGTTGGGGTATTGGCTGCTTGTAGTCATGCTGGACTGGTGGATGAAGGGATTTCACACTTCAATTCCATGTCTAATATGTATGGCATTCAGCCTACCATTGAACACTACGGTTGTTTAATTGACATATTAGCACGAGCTGGTAGAATAACCGAGGCAGAGGAATTGATTGAGAAGATGCCAATGGCACCAGATCATTTTGTTTTGGGAGGCCTTCTTGGTGCTTGCAGAATCCATGGCAACCTCGAGGCTGCAGAAAGAACTGCTCAACGACTTTTAGAACTTGACCCAGAAAATGATGGAACATATGTGCTCTTATCAAACATATATAGTTCAATGAAAAAGTGGGAGGAAGCTAAAAGAATTAGGGACTTGATGGCAGAAAGAAACATAAACAAGGCTCCAGGATGCAGTCTTATTGAGGTCGATGGAATTGTCCATGAATTTGTGAAGGGGGATTCATCACACCCTCAATCCACAAGGATTTATCAAATGGTGGAAGATATGATCTGCCAATTAAAGAAAGCTGGTTATGTTCCTGACACATCAGAGGTATTTTTGAATacagatgaagaggaaaaagaggCTGCACTAAGCCTTCACAGTGAGAAGTTGGCAATAGCATTTGGACTCTTGAGTACAAATCCTGGGACATCGATCAGAGTAGTCAAAAACCTTCGTGTTTGTGTTGATTGTCACACTGCAAGCAAGCTTATCTCAAAAGTCTACAATAGGGAAATAATAGTGCGGGACAGGAATCGGTTTCACCATTTTAAAGAAGGATTTTGTTCTTGCAATGATTTCTGGTGA
- the LOC107431728 gene encoding GDP-fucose transporter 1, with protein MSSIRFDAPKQYYATSSLVIGYALCSSLLAVINKYAITKFNYPGLLTALQYLTSALGVWVLGKLGFLHHDSFTWETAKKFLPAAFVFYLAIFTNTNLLRHANVDTFIVFRSLTPLLVAIADTAFRKQPCPSKLTFVSLLIILGGAVGYVATDSGFTLTAYSWAFAYLVTITTEMVYIKHMVTNLGLNTWGFVLYNNLLSLMVAPLFWILTGEYSDVFAALATSSGSWLQSSAFFAVSLSCVFGLLISFFGFAARKAISATAFTVTGVVNKFLTVAINVLIWDKHASPFGLVCILFTISGGVLYQQSVTKPGSAPPQRESTVSKQSSSENDEGGDFEEENQGRGIHGKLASV; from the coding sequence ATGTCTTCGATTCGTTTCGATGCTCCTAAGCAGTACTATGCCACGAGTAGTCTCGTGATTGGATACGCTCTCTGTTCGAGCTTGCTCGCTGTGATTAATAAGTATGCCATTACCAAATTCAACTATCCTGGCCTTTTGACTGCATTGCAGTACTTAACCTCTGCTCTGGGTGTTTGGGTTCTGGGAAAGCTGGGGTTTTTGCACCATGATTCCTTCACATGGGAGACTGCCAAGAAGTTTTTACCTGCTGCCTTTGTTTTCTATCTCGCAATCTTCACAAACACCAATCTTCTTCGCCATGCCAATGTGGATACTTTCATCGTGTTCAGATCCTTGACACCCCTTTTGGTTGCAATTGCTGATACCGCATTTAGGAAACAACCATGCCCTTCCAAGCTTACATTTGTATCATTGTTGATCATTTTGGGTGGAGCTGTTGGGTATGTGGCCACTGATTCAGGTTTTACTTTGACTGCTTATTCTTGGGCATTTGCTTATTTGGTGACAATTACTACTGAAATGGTTTACATCAAGCATATGGTCACCAATCTTGGGTTGAATACTTGGGGTTTTGTGTTGTATAACAATTTGTTATCCTTGATGGTGGCTCCGTTGTTTTGGATTCTTACTGGAGAGTATTCTGATGTGTTTGCTGCTCTGGCAACAAGTTCTGGGAGTTGGCTTCAATCCAGTGCATTTTTTGCCGTATCGTTGTCGTGTGTGTTTGGTTTACTCATCAGTTTCTTTGGGTTTGCAGCAAGGAAGGCGATCTCTGCAACAGCATTCACAGTTACTGGTGTGGTTAATAAGTTTCTCACAGTTGCCATTAATGTTTTGATATGGGATAAGCATGCCAGTCCCTTTGGATTGGTTTGCATCCTCTTCACAATTTCAGGTGGAGTTCTTTATCAGCAATCAGTTACCAAACCTGGCAGTGCTCCGCCGCAACGAGAGTCAACTGTGTCTAAGCAGAGTAGCAGTGAGAATGATGAAGGTGGTGATTTTGAGGAAGAAAATCAAGGAAGGGGAATTCATGGTAAACTTGCTTCTGTATAA